A genome region from Sphingobacteriaceae bacterium GW460-11-11-14-LB5 includes the following:
- a CDS encoding DUF58 domain-containing protein, whose amino-acid sequence MAIKDLSLSAKMTIDGFMNGINKSTVKGPGLEFSQYRSYQPGDDLRSLDWKMFARSDRYYIRESEVETNIAIRIIIDASASMSHSDGDFTKIDYARYLGASLAYLANLQGDAIGLYVLKNSSIFSMIAKQDYQHLARLFYQLEQINPEGKFTKPIHYKELFTGTQKRELLIFVTDLYQSDDEIIKLLDTLNTLRHEIVVFHVLSRNELDLDFKGYSTFEDLETGETIQIDQEKARVNYKTKLAVYLEETRVKMLDRRIFYRTICTDEPLDQALRDFLKQRSKLRI is encoded by the coding sequence ATGGCCATTAAAGACCTGTCGTTATCGGCTAAAATGACGATTGACGGGTTTATGAATGGCATTAATAAAAGTACCGTAAAAGGTCCGGGATTGGAGTTTAGCCAATACAGAAGTTACCAGCCAGGTGATGACCTCCGCTCGCTCGATTGGAAAATGTTTGCCCGCTCAGACCGCTATTACATTCGCGAATCGGAAGTAGAAACCAATATTGCCATACGAATAATCATAGACGCTAGTGCTTCGATGAGCCACAGCGACGGCGATTTTACCAAAATAGATTATGCGCGATATCTTGGTGCCTCGTTAGCCTACCTGGCAAATTTACAGGGCGATGCCATTGGTTTATATGTGCTTAAAAATTCCAGCATCTTTTCCATGATAGCCAAACAGGATTATCAGCATTTGGCCAGGTTATTTTACCAGTTGGAGCAGATTAATCCTGAAGGAAAGTTCACCAAACCCATTCACTACAAAGAGCTGTTTACAGGTACTCAAAAACGCGAACTGCTTATTTTCGTTACCGATCTTTATCAAAGCGATGATGAGATTATTAAATTGCTGGATACTTTAAATACACTTCGGCACGAAATTGTAGTTTTTCATGTGCTCTCAAGAAATGAACTCGACCTGGATTTTAAAGGGTATAGTACATTCGAAGATCTGGAAACAGGCGAAACCATTCAGATCGATCAGGAAAAGGCCCGGGTAAATTATAAGACCAAACTGGCCGTTTATTTAGAGGAAACAAGAGTTAAAATGCTCGACAGAAGAATTTTCTACCGAACCATTTGTACCGATGAGCCTTTAGATCAGGCATTAAGAGATTTTTTAAAACAAAGAAGTAAACTTAGAATTTAA